The stretch of DNA CCCCCACCGCCCGTCCGTGATGCAGGATCAGGTCGTCCGGCAGCCCCGCCTCGGCGAGGCCGTCGCGCAGTCCCCTCAGGCGCTCCTCGCCGCGGAAATCGCGGATGTCGCCCGTGCGCTCCGGCCCGAGCCCGGCGATGCGGGTGGCGCCGAGACCGATCAGCGTCCGCGCCGCGAGCCGGCCGGCCTCGTGATTCGAGAACCCCACGGCCCGGTCGATCGGCGTCTCCGGCCGGTCCCAGATCTCCACCACCGGCACCCCGGCGCGGGCGAGGAGGTCGCGGGTCGCGGGGGAACGCTCCATGCCGGACACCACGATCGCGTCAGGACGGCGCGACAGCATCGCGCGCAACACCACCTCCTCCTCGGAGACCGAGTAGCCGGTGACCCCGATCAGGGGCTGGTAGCCGCGCGGGCGCATCGCCTGGGTGAGGCCGGCTGCTGTGTCGGCGAAGTTCGGGTTGGTCAGCGTCGGAACGAGCAGGGCGACGAAGCCGGTGCGCCGCGACGACAATCCCCCCGCCCCGCGATCCGGCACGTAGCCGAGCTGCTCCACCGCCGCCAGCACCCGCGCCCGCATCTCCCCGGAGACGAGGCCGGCCTGGCTGAGGGTGCGCGAGACCGTCATCGGCGAGACGCCGGCGAGGCGCGACACGTCGCGCATCGTCGGCGCCCGGCGCGAGGGCGACCGGCCCTCGGCCATGGCAGAGCCTAGAAGGCCAGATGGACCTTGATCGCCCTGGTCCGGTCGGCGGCGAGCGCGAAGGCCTCGTCGGCCCGAGACATCAGCATCTCGGCGGACAGGATCGGCGCGACGTCGATCCGGCCGGCGGCGAGCAGCGCGATGGCCGTGCGGTACTCCTCGTGGAAGCGGAAGGCGCCGACGAAGTCGATCTCGCGGGCCATCAGCAGGTTGGCCGGCACCGGCACGTCGCCCGGCGGCATCATGCCGAGCTGCACCACCCGGCCGCCGGGCCGCACGACCCGAAACAGCGAGGCCAGCGCCGCGGGCGAGCCGGTCGCCTCGAGCGCCACGTCGAAGGTGCCCTTGTCGGCCTCGTAGGCGGCCAGCCGCTCGGGCTCGGTCCCGACGTTGATGGTCTCCGCGGCGCCGATCTCCCGGGCGAGCCTGAGCGGCGCGTCGGACAGATCGGTGCAGACGATCCGGCGGGCGCCGGCGAGCTTCGCCGCCATCAGGCACAGGAGGCCGATCGGCCCGGCCCCGGCGATGAGGACGTGGCGGCCGAGCAGCTCGCCCGCCCGCCGGATGCCGTGCAGCGCCACCGCCAGCGGCTCGCCGCAGGCCGCGACCCGCATCGACATCGAATCGGGGATCGGCACGCATTGGTCGGCCCGGGCGAGGAAGAGCTCGCTGAAGCCGCCCTGGACATGCGGGAAGATCGCCGCCGAGCCGAAGAAGCGCATGTTGCGGCACAGGTTCGAGCGGCCGGCGCGGCAATAGTCGCAGGACAGGCACGGCCGGCTCGGATCGACCGCGACCCGGTCACCGGGCTTGACGCTCGTGACCGCGGCACCCACCCGCGTCACCGTGCCGGCGACCTCGTGGCCGAGCACCATCGGCTCGCGGAGCGAGAAATCCCCGACCCGGCCCTTGCCGTAATAGGACAGGTCGGAGCCGCAGATGCCGCCGGCGCCGAGCGCCACCACGACCTCGTCGGCCTCCGGCTCGCGCAGCGAGATCGGCTCGACCCGCAGGTCCTTGGCGGCGTGGATGCGCGCGGCGAGCGTCATGGCAACAAGTCTCCTCCCGGTGGGCCCTGGCTGCCGATCCTCCGGCGCCGCGATGCCGCTTGCGTTGGTATCGGTACCATGCTTCCCTTCCGGCATAAGCGCAACCGCGGGAGCGGGCCCGAAAGCCCGCCGGACGCGAGATGCATCTGGGAGGGAATCGCCGGTGTCGACCGCCTTGTTCGATCTGTCGGGCCGCCGCGCCCTGGTGACCGGCTCCAGCCAGGGCATCGGCCTGTCGCTGGCGCTCGGCCTCGGTCGGGCCGGGGCGGCGATCGTGCTGAACGGGCGCGACGCAGGCAAGCTCGACGGCGCCGTGGCGGAATTGCGGAACGAGGGCATCGCGGCGGAGGCCGCGGCCTTCGACGTGTCCGACGCGGTCGCCGTGAAGGCCGGCGTCGACCGGATCGAGGCCGAGATCGGCCCCCTCGACATCCTGGTCAACAATGCCGGCATCCAGCGCCGCGCGCCGCTGGAGGATTATCCGGTCGAGACCTGGCACGAGCTGATGCGGGTCAACCTCGACAGCGTGTTCTATGTCGGCCAGGCGGTGGCCCGGCACATGATCCCGCGCAAGCGCGGCAAGATCATCAACATCGCCAGCCTCCAGAGCGAGGCGGCGCGCTACTCGATCGCCCCCTACACCGCCTCGAAGGGCGCGGTGAAGAACCTGACCAAGGGCATGTGCACCGACTGGGCCCGCCACGGCCTCCAGGTGAACGGCATCGGCCCGGGCTACTTCGCGACGCCGTTGAACCAGGCGCTGATCGAGAATCCCGAGTTCGACGCCTGGCTGAAGAACCGGACCCCGGCCGGGCGCTGGGGCCGGGTGGAGGAATTGCAGGGCGCGGCGATCTTCCTCGCCTCGGCGGCGTCGGACTTCGTCAACGGGCAGATCCTGTACGTGGATGGGGGCGTGCTGGCGACGTTGTGAGGTTTCACCCCCTTCCCACCCGCGACCTCATCCTGAGGTGTCAGTCCATCGAAGATGGACTGACCTCGAAGGAGGGCTCCAGATACCACGCGATCCCTGGAACCCTCCTTCGAGGTCAGCCGATCTTCGATCGGCTGACACCTCAGGATGAGGTCGTGGATGGAAAATCCCAATGTCGAGAGGCTTCGCGCTCTTGTCCTGTGTCGTAGTCCCAGGTCCTCGCCATGGATGAGACCCGGGACAACCAATTATATGTCAGGCACAATCGTGCCCGAAATCTGTCAATACTCAGAACACCCGCTTCTCCCGGATCTGCCCGTCGAAGCCGACATGGAGCATCCGCTCCTTGCCGTCCTGCCCCTTGGCCGCCACGTCGAGGTGGCGGGGGCCGCGACCGGCGACGCGCACGTCCGTGTAGCCGGCATCCGTGACCGCCCTGGTGAGGGCCGGGACGTCGATGGTCGGCCCCAGACCGGCCTTGTCCTTCGCCCAGTCGAGGCCGCCGGGGGGCGGGCCCACCGGGCGCAAGGGTTCGGTCTTGCCGTCGGCCCGGGTGAGCACGCTGGCGTGGAGGAAGCCGTTCTCGAACCGGCCCTGCACCGTCACGCTCTCGCCCTTGGCCACCAGGGTGCCGCCCTCCCCGGCCCGGCCGGTCTCGACCAGCGCCCGGCCGGTGCCGTCCTGGAGGATGAACTTGTTGCCGAAGATTTCGGCGACCTCACCCTTGGCGGCGATGGCGCCGGAGGGCTGGAGCGCGCTCACCGCGACCGGGGCGACGGGGGTGAGCGGGGTCTGGGCCGGCTGGGCGAGGGAAAACCCGACGGCGCCGAGCGCCAGCGGCACCGCGACGGCGCCGACGAGGAGGCCGCGGCGGGGCTTGGCGCGGGGGTGACGGCGTCGGTCTTCGGGGCACCGCTCGTGTTGCTCCCGATCTCGGTGGCCTTGCCCTCGATGGTGGTGCGGTCGGTCATGTCTGTCGTCCCTGTGTGATGAGGCCCTGTCCGGGTTGGCGCTCTTCTACGTCAGGCCCCGGGAACCGGGCCTGAACCCGGCCGTTCAGGTTCGGTTAAACCGCCGGGACTACGGCGGAATCCGCCTTTGCCACCCGGGTTCGACCGCTCATGAAGCTCCTGCTCGTCGAGGACGATGCGGCGCTCGCCGCCGAGATCCTGCGGGTCCTGCGCGCCGAGAACTGCGCCGTCGACCATGCCGATAACGGCGAGGACGGCGGGCATCTCGGCGACACCGAGACCTACGACGCGGCGGTGCTCGATCTCGGCCTGCCGAAGCGCGACGGGATCGCGGTGCTCCAGGGCTGGCGCGCGGCCGGCCGCACCCTGCCGGTGCTGATCCTCACCGCGCGCGACGCCTGGAGCGACAAGGTGGCGGGCTTCAAGGCCGGAGCCGACGACTACCTGGTGAAGCCGTTCCGGGTCGAGGAGCTGGTGATCCGCCTGCGCGCCCTGGTCCGCCGCGCCGCCGCCCACGGAGCGACCACCGTGACCTGCGGTCCCGTCACCTTCGATCCCGGCCTCGGCGCCTTCACCCGCGACGGGCTGCCGCTCAAGCTCACCGGGCTCGAATGGCGGGTCCTGTCCTGCCTGATCCTGCGCCGGGACGGCGTGGTGCCCCGGGGCGAGCTGCTGGAGCGGGTCTACGAGGGCGACGCGGAGGTCGATTCGAACTCGGTCGAGGTCATCATCACGCGGTTGCGCCGCAAGATCGCCCCGGCCCGGATCGAGACCGTGCGCGGCCACGGCTACCGGCTCACCGCGGGCGAGGCGGCGTGATCGGGCTCGGCCAGATCGGCTCCCTGCGGCGCCGCCTGCTCGTCGGGGCGCTGGCGCTGGGCGCGACCGCGCTCGTGGTGGCGGGGATCGCCATCGCGCTGATCCTCGCCCGCTTCGTGCGCGGCCAGATCGATTCCCGGCTCGATGCGCAGATCGTCGCCCTGGTCTCGGGGCTGGAGCCGGGCCCCGCTTTACGCCTCTCCCGCGACCTCGACGCGCCGCCCTTCGACCGGCCGGGCTCGGGCTGGACCTGGCAGGTGCAGCGCGGCCCCACGGTCCTGCGCTCGGCCTCCCTCGGGGAGCGCACCCTCGCCGTCCCGGCGGTGCCGGAGGACGAGGACAGGCCCCGCCCGGCGGAGGGCACCGGCCCGCACGGACAGGCCGTGATCCTGCGCATCCTGACGCTGCCGGACGGGACGGTGGTGGCGGCGAGCGCCCCGCGCGCGGCGCTGAACGGCCCGCTGCGGGAGGCGGGCCTGAGCCTCGCCGCCTGCCTGGCGGTCCTGGGATTGGTCCTGGCTGCCGCGGGCGTGGCGCAGGTGCGCCTGGGGCTTCGTCCCCTCGACCGGTTGCGGCAGGAACTCGAAGCCGTGCGGGCGGGGCAGCGCGAGCGGGTGCCCGCGTCCCAGCCGACGGAGGTCCGGCCCCTCGCCGCCGAGATCAACGCCCTCCTCGACCAGAACGCGGCGCAGCTCGCCCAGGCCCGCACCCATGTGGCGAACCTCGCCCATGGCTTGAAGACGCCGCTCGCCACGCTGTCGCTCGCCCTGTCCGAGCCGGGCCGCGACCCGGACGGGCGGCTGTCTCGGCTCGTGGCCCATCTCGACCGCTCCGTGCGCCATCACCTGCGCCGGGCCCGCAGCGCGGCGCTGACCGGGGCGACGCGGACCCGCACGGAACTGGCCGGCCCGGTCACCGACCTCGCGGCGGCCCTGGAGCGGCTGCACGCCGAGAAGGGCGTGCGGGTGACCTGCACGGTCCCGCCCGGCCTCGCCGCGGCCTGCGACCCCCAGGACCTCGACGAGATGCTGGGCAACCTGATCGACAATGCCTGCACCTGGTGTGTGCGGGCGGTGCGTGTATCGGCCGAAGGCTCGGGCGGCGAGGTGGTGGTGGCGATCGAGGATGACGGCCCGGGCCTCGGGCCGGAGGCGCTGGCGGCGGTGGCGCAGCGCGGCCGGCGCCTCGACGAGACCGTGCCGGGCCACGGCTTCGGCCTCGCCATCACGACGGAACTGGCGGAGCTGTATGGCGGCGGGCTGGCGCTCGACCGGTCGGCGATGGGAGGCTTGCGGGCAAGGCTGCGGCTGCCGGGGTGAGCGGGCTCAGGCGAAAGCCGAAGCAGGCGACAGGTCCCACCCTCCCACCTCATCCTGAGGTGTTAGTCGATCAAAGATCGACTGACCTCGAAGGAGGGTTCCAGAAATCTCCGCGATCCCTGGAGCCCTCCTTCGAGGCTCCCTCCGGTCGCACCTCAGGATGAGGTCGCGGGTGGGTCAGAACAATCTTGCGAAAAACTACTGTCATAAGAGGCAGGGATGACCCTGCGAGGCGGGAACGAGGCGGCCACCGACGACCGCCCCTCGTCTCACCCCTGCATCTTCGCCAGCATCGCCTCCGAGACCGCGAAGTTCACGAAGACGTTCTGCACGTCGTCCTGGTCCTCGATGGTCTCGACGAGGCGGATCAGCTTCTCGGCGGTCTCGTCGTCGACGTCGACGGTGTTCTGGGCGCGCCAGATCAGGGCGGTGCGGCGCGGCTCGCCGAAGCGGGCCTCCAGGGTCTTGGCGACCTCGCCGAGAGATCCCTGCTCGCAGGTGACCTCGTGGCCGCTCTCGTCGGACTTCACGTCGTCGGCGCCGGCCTCGATGGCGGCTTCCAGCATCGTGTCGGCGTCCGCCACCTTGGCATCGAAGGCGACGAGGCCGACATGGTCGAACATGAACGACACGGCGCCGGTCTCGGCGAGGCTGCCGCCGGACTTGGTGAAGGCCGAGCGCACGTCGCTCGCCGTGCGGTTGCGGTTGTCGGTCTGCGCCTCGACGATGAGCGCGGCGCCGCCGGGGCCGTAGCCCTCGTAGCGGACCTCCTCGTAGTTCTCCGCGTCGCCCCCGGCCGCCTTCTTGATGGCGCGCTCGATGTTGTCCTTGGGCATGTTCTCGGCGCGGGCCGCGAGGATCGCAGCGCGCAGGCGCGGGTTCATCGACGGGTCGGGCGTGC from Methylobacterium aquaticum encodes:
- a CDS encoding LacI family DNA-binding transcriptional regulator — translated: MRDVSRLAGVSPMTVSRTLSQAGLVSGEMRARVLAAVEQLGYVPDRGAGGLSSRRTGFVALLVPTLTNPNFADTAAGLTQAMRPRGYQPLIGVTGYSVSEEEVVLRAMLSRRPDAIVVSGMERSPATRDLLARAGVPVVEIWDRPETPIDRAVGFSNHEAGRLAARTLIGLGATRIAGLGPERTGDIRDFRGEERLRGLRDGLAEAGLPDDLILHHGRAVGAFSHGAEAMAELLRRGGAEAVFLVSDISAFGALMECRRRGIRVPEDVQILGFGDVEIGRQCVPRLSTIAVDAAGIGLRTGALLLGLLDGGAEAPPVIDLGFRLALRESTLPL
- a CDS encoding L-idonate 5-dehydrogenase → MTLAARIHAAKDLRVEPISLREPEADEVVVALGAGGICGSDLSYYGKGRVGDFSLREPMVLGHEVAGTVTRVGAAVTSVKPGDRVAVDPSRPCLSCDYCRAGRSNLCRNMRFFGSAAIFPHVQGGFSELFLARADQCVPIPDSMSMRVAACGEPLAVALHGIRRAGELLGRHVLIAGAGPIGLLCLMAAKLAGARRIVCTDLSDAPLRLAREIGAAETINVGTEPERLAAYEADKGTFDVALEATGSPAALASLFRVVRPGGRVVQLGMMPPGDVPVPANLLMAREIDFVGAFRFHEEYRTAIALLAAGRIDVAPILSAEMLMSRADEAFALAADRTRAIKVHLAF
- a CDS encoding SDR family oxidoreductase; the protein is MSTALFDLSGRRALVTGSSQGIGLSLALGLGRAGAAIVLNGRDAGKLDGAVAELRNEGIAAEAAAFDVSDAVAVKAGVDRIEAEIGPLDILVNNAGIQRRAPLEDYPVETWHELMRVNLDSVFYVGQAVARHMIPRKRGKIINIASLQSEAARYSIAPYTASKGAVKNLTKGMCTDWARHGLQVNGIGPGYFATPLNQALIENPEFDAWLKNRTPAGRWGRVEELQGAAIFLASAASDFVNGQILYVDGGVLATL
- a CDS encoding DNA-binding protein — protein: MPLALGAVGFSLAQPAQTPLTPVAPVAVSALQPSGAIAAKGEVAEIFGNKFILQDGTGRALVETGRAGEGGTLVAKGESVTVQGRFENGFLHASVLTRADGKTEPLRPVGPPPGGLDWAKDKAGLGPTIDVPALTRAVTDAGYTDVRVAGRGPRHLDVAAKGQDGKERMLHVGFDGQIREKRVF
- a CDS encoding response regulator, producing the protein MKLLLVEDDAALAAEILRVLRAENCAVDHADNGEDGGHLGDTETYDAAVLDLGLPKRDGIAVLQGWRAAGRTLPVLILTARDAWSDKVAGFKAGADDYLVKPFRVEELVIRLRALVRRAAAHGATTVTCGPVTFDPGLGAFTRDGLPLKLTGLEWRVLSCLILRRDGVVPRGELLERVYEGDAEVDSNSVEVIITRLRRKIAPARIETVRGHGYRLTAGEAA
- a CDS encoding sensor histidine kinase, which translates into the protein MIGLGQIGSLRRRLLVGALALGATALVVAGIAIALILARFVRGQIDSRLDAQIVALVSGLEPGPALRLSRDLDAPPFDRPGSGWTWQVQRGPTVLRSASLGERTLAVPAVPEDEDRPRPAEGTGPHGQAVILRILTLPDGTVVAASAPRAALNGPLREAGLSLAACLAVLGLVLAAAGVAQVRLGLRPLDRLRQELEAVRAGQRERVPASQPTEVRPLAAEINALLDQNAAQLAQARTHVANLAHGLKTPLATLSLALSEPGRDPDGRLSRLVAHLDRSVRHHLRRARSAALTGATRTRTELAGPVTDLAAALERLHAEKGVRVTCTVPPGLAAACDPQDLDEMLGNLIDNACTWCVRAVRVSAEGSGGEVVVAIEDDGPGLGPEALAAVAQRGRRLDETVPGHGFGLAITTELAELYGGGLALDRSAMGGLRARLRLPG
- a CDS encoding YebC/PmpR family DNA-binding transcriptional regulator, whose amino-acid sequence is MAGHSQFKNIMHRKGRVDAVRSKVFSKLAREITVAAKLGTPDPSMNPRLRAAILAARAENMPKDNIERAIKKAAGGDAENYEEVRYEGYGPGGAALIVEAQTDNRNRTASDVRSAFTKSGGSLAETGAVSFMFDHVGLVAFDAKVADADTMLEAAIEAGADDVKSDESGHEVTCEQGSLGEVAKTLEARFGEPRRTALIWRAQNTVDVDDETAEKLIRLVETIEDQDDVQNVFVNFAVSEAMLAKMQG